TGTTATCTATCCAATTAATAATCCTCTGCCTATGGATATCTGGCAGACAAAAAGAAACCAAAACGTCTGGTACCAACAAGCATGCATTATCAAAAGAAGGCTAGGCATATTTGAGGATGTAATTTTGACACTAGTCAGTGTCATCCATAAGCATATGAGAAAGAAATCAAATAAACTGCCTTAAATTTGGAACTGTAAATTACCCCTCACATGTCAGACAACTTACATAGCAGTCGGTAGTCAGGGGGGCTATAACTAGAATAAAGGCATAAGTTTTAGATAGTGAAAATAGTTAAAATTTAACCTTCATCGTTCATGCTGCCAATCAAGGGACTGAAGAGTGCTTATGACAAAAAATATGGCACTAGCTCAAGTAGTCAGTAAGAATGCTACTATAAATCTGTTACCTTGATTATAGTTCAGTCGGTAGTCAGGGGGGCTATATTCACAGCTATCCCAGTATTCCCCAACTGCAAAAAGAGGTTTTGATTCCTCAATGTATTCTTTTACAAACTTGGCTGCATAACTGCACTAAAGAAAAGGTTGACAAATCAGCAAGTTAGCACACAAATATATTAGTTTGACAAGTAATTTCTTTCTTTCATAGTGGATAGTAGTCTAGCCAATTAACTATTTACCCTTTCGTGAAATCAAAGCGAAAATCTTGAAAACCAACTGATTTTCGAAGCCAGATCAACCATTCGATAATATCTTTGCGTACAAATGGTTGTGTATGATCTATATTGGGAACCCCATCAAAGTTATCCCCAGTGCTCTTGTTTCCCTGATAGTGAAGTTGCATTGAAGTTATGAGTGGCTCGAGAGAATATACATCAAGATACAGTGCCAAGTAAAAGGTTAAAACAAGACAATCTAAATACCTTCCCGCCAGAACAAGATGTAACAGCATGTTCATCCCATGATACTGGGATGCCATCATAACGATTATACATGCCATTGGATCCTTGAGTAGTTCCAATTCGATGGTTGATAACAACATCTGCCATAGCCCTTACATTATGTTCGCTCATTTTATGAAGCAACAATTTTAGCTCATGGAGGGAACCATAACATGAGTCAAGGCAGTACAGATTCTGTGGTAGATAGCCTGTGAAAAAACAACTCAGACTTCAGACTTCTGCAACTACTAAGCTTCATCTAAGAGAGGATGTTGTTTAGCTTACCTTCTCGAGATAATGACTGTGTTGGAGGAGGAAGCCACACTGACGTAAACCCAGATTCCGCAAGATCGGTTACTTTTTCCTCCAAAATACTCCACCAGTTGTGCTTATTGGATTCCCAGTTAAAAGCCTAACACATATCGATATCAGGAAAATACGCAAGAGAACTAAAGCTTGTTAGCTCATCTATAGGCTGTGTTTGGTTTACGGGGGATAATGGAAATCTAATACTGAGAACACATTAGACTTCCAAATGTAGCTTATTCTGTGCTTTGGATTCTGTGCACGAAGAAACAAAATCTCACAATCAAGAGCTCGCCGTATTTTCTCGGATACCCCACCCGCTGCAGATTCTATTATCTTGGGGAAACCAAACGAAGCCTATGTCTTAGCTGTTAAAACAACTCAACAAGCATAAACAGGTGCTGTAGCATGCAAGAAACACTCAAACCTACATTGAACTAGAATCCTAGTAGTGGCCCATATCGAGGTAAACATAGATTATGGTGACACATAAACAACAGGTCACAAATTTTAGAATCATCTATCACAAACTGAAAAAAATAATAGTATCAATCTTTCTATTAAAATGGTCTTTTTGTGCTTAAGCAACTGAATTAGATCCATTCACATGAATAGAGCTTTGATAATGTTTCTATTCATCAAATTTGATCCTTAGCATGATAGCAAGAGGTAAGCATGGACAAATTCTCACCTGAAATAGGATTTCCCTTCCATTCTTGATGATTCCATCTGtaaaaaaagaacaagacaataaCCACATTCCATGAGAAACTTTATTAAAGAGCCAAAACAACGAACTAGAGGGGCAGAAACTAGCACTTCACGCTTCAAGAACGTGAGCGTGAATAGACAAGGAGAACACAAGTTGCATGGATTGCACATGTACCGTCGCGTGCTGTCTGTTCGTCGGATTTATCACCCGAAATCTGCACGGATTCATCGTTAACACATCGTCAGAACGAGCTCACTGGTCAGTGAGTCAAGAATAACGCCGTCACGACAACGTACGACACGATACAACACGGCAGATGCTCGCCAACTCACCATCTGGCCCATCCAAACTCAGACCGAAATTCAAGCAGAACGCACAACACGCAGCGAAAGCCTTCAACGCGCACTGCAGGAGCCTTCAGCCAGCGCGCAGCTACCTATGTAGCCGCGGCGGTTGGCATGGAGCTGGCAGCGGGCGGGCACGCGGAGCGAGGCGCCGTGCGGTGTTACCGGGGTCCAGTGGGCGCGGGAGCCCGCGGCATGCGCAGCGACCGTGGCGCCCAAGTGGGGAGCGGGGACCAAAGTTGTCGGCACCCCGCGACCCTACGCCGATCGGATGGAGTTGACGGCGGAAACTCCTCTACCTCGCCGCGTGCAACGGGGGGATGGGCTGGAAACACCGGTCAACCGGCCACAATTTCGGCAGCGGCTTCGAATTTGCTCCCGCTGGCATTGATCCGACGGgatgaggaaggatgggaagaaggagaagttaGCTTTGCCTTGTCCCTTTGGGAATTGGGATTCCGTTGCTCTTCTGCGCTTTTCCGATCGAGACTTGGAGTGGAATCGCCGGCGAAGGATTTGGGGATTCGATTTGAGTTTTCTCGGCGACGTCCattgaaagaaaaaaaaagggatgataaaaagaTACTGGTTTTGGACCTGATGGGTCGGAAGATGGGCCCAGTTCTGTATGGGCTGCAGAATAAGGCACCTAACTTGCCCACAACGCAGTGCAAGGCCCCTAACGTGAAAACCCATACTCCATACCCAGCCCATACTACATATACCCAGTTTAGCCCCAAAGTTCACATGCACACGTGAAGTCCGAACCAATGTGGCGAAGGGCAGAGACTCGAACGAGGGAAAGGACGAGGAAAAGGAATGAGAAGCTGTATCAGGTGAAAATTTTATGTATATAGTTCTGTAGAAGTACAATAAAGATGACTTATCTGTCGACTTTTCTATTATCAATCTAAAAAAACTTAACTCTGCCTTACATAAAGTTGCGAGAGACTTATCTGTTAACTTTTCCACTATCAACCTAAAAAACCTAACTCTGCCTTACGTAAAGTTGCCGGAGTACAGTTAACCTCTACTGCATTTTGGTTGAACCGGTCAAATGCTAGACAGGGAGGAGGACTGAGACTGAGGTGTGGTTTACATTTTACTGACTAGAATCGTGTCAGTAACTAAAAATATTAATCAAGTAGTTAACTTTAATGTGTGTAGTATCGTTAAAATAAATATTTTGAACCTGATGTTCGTGACATTCTATTCATCGTCCGTCATATTATTAAGTGTTtataaaaaaataaacaaacAACTAGTAATTTAAGTTCTACTAATAACACTACTAGAAAAATGCCTATTGGAGGAGGTACTCGCCATGGCGTCGTCCTCACGCATCCCTAGCTTGGAGCCAACGCCCCCGCTGAATGCAACCTTGCTCCCTCCATCTAGATCAACGACAGAGAATAGAGCAAGAGAAAGAGAACAAGGGAGATAGCAGTGCGGGGGAGGGGCGTGAGGGTGCGGGTGGGGTCGTACGTAAGGGCGGGATGATACGGATGTCCTTGGTCGTTAGATGTGAGTGAGAGAAAGGATGAGGAAGAGAGATCTGGACGGATCAatgtaagggtctgtttggttgggttgtggctgtgaaaaaaaatGTTGTGGGCTGTGAATTGCTAAAAAACTAAAAATTGTTTGGTGGAAAGCCGCTAAAAGCAGTTTCATAGGTGCTTTCAATTTTGCACTacaagaaagtcggcttttagaaaaagctgctttcaAGATTCAaccctttggtttggcttttatggagcaaaagccaaaagccaaaccaaacacatgtGGACTTTTTGTGTGTACAAAACGAGGTACACGAAAACACGTCTCAGCTGGGGTCATTTGTTAGGTGGATCTAGATTA
This portion of the Zea mays cultivar B73 chromosome 2, Zm-B73-REFERENCE-NAM-5.0, whole genome shotgun sequence genome encodes:
- the LOC100273593 gene encoding probable alpha-amylase 2-like isoform X1, with product MGQMISGDKSDEQTARDDGIIKNGREILFQAFNWESNKHNWWSILEEKVTDLAESGFTSVWLPPPTQSLSREGYLPQNLYCLDSCYGSLHELKLLLHKMSEHNVRAMADVVINHRIGTTQGSNGMYNRYDGIPVSWDEHAVTSCSGGKGNKSTGDNFDGVPNIDHTQPFVRKDIIEWLIWLRKSVGFQDFRFDFTKGYAAKFVKEYIEESKPLFAVGEYWDSCEYSPPDYRLNYNQDVLVSFCLPDIHRQRIINWIDNTGGLCAAFDFTTKGILQEAVKGELWRLRDSEGKPPGVMGWWPSRSVTFIENHDTGSTQGHWPFPSDHIMEGYAYILTHPGIPTVFYDHFYDQGVPLHDEIAKLMQIRKCQDIHSRSSIKILEVGSDLYSAIIDDKLCMKIGDGSWCPSDPEWRLAVSGDRYAVWHK
- the LOC100273593 gene encoding Probable alpha-amylase 2-like produces the protein MGQMISGDKSDEQTARDDGIIKNGREILFQAFNWESNKHNWWSILEEKVTDLAESGFTSVWLPPPTQSLSREGYLPQNLYCLDSCYGSLHELKLLLHKMSEHNVRAMADVVINHRIGTTQGSNGMYNRYDGIPVSWDEHAVTSCSGGKGNKSTGDNFDGVPNIDHTQPFVRKDIIEWLIWLRKSVGFQDFRFDFTKGYAAKFVKEYIEESKPLFAVGEYWDSCEYSPPDYRLNYNQDIHRQRIINWIDNTGGLCAAFDFTTKGILQEAVKGELWRLRDSEGKPPGVMGWWPSRSVTFIENHDTGSTQGHWPFPSDHIMEGYAYILTHPGIPTVFYDHFYDQGVPLHDEIAKLMQIRKCQDIHSRSSIKILEVGSDLYSAIIDDKLCMKIGDGSWCPSDPEWRLAVSGDRYAVWHK